The window aaatttgctatatacatatttgtcagcttggtttagaatgaaaccattagacaCATCTATTAAAACATAGATATTTTTAGCATTTTAAAATCATGTGatccaaaataatgaatatatGCTGAATTCAATTGAAGAGTAAATTAAAAATACACTATGTCATTATTAAAGAAAACTAAAACTTTAAATAGAAGAACAAGTCAATTTCTCCTTAAATCCAATTAAATTTTCCATGAGCAAAAAATATGTAGCATCTATGAAATTCAAATGTAAAGATATAGTGCATTACGAAACGTTCGAATAATAAGCCAATATACAGTATATTATATACTGCACTTTATATTAGGAGCGGAGCGATAAACCGTATACGACGCATCACTTCATGATACAACATACAGTAGCAACGGCACAAACAAAATTTTCAACTGTTGatgaagattttttttttctttcaaaacacTGCGtacttattttatatttacaggaacaaaatattaaaaaacataCATGTGATATTCGTTCCGGTGCATTACGCCATATTTTATATCAacacaaaaatataatatatattgcaATCACTATTacaacaactttaaaaaaaactattttattaatGTCATATATAAATTTCAATTAATCATTATCAAAAACCACAAATATGAATCACAGTGATCTAAATTCTacgaaaataataaaacatacccGAATTTATGTTGTTGATTATTGTtcttgaaacttgtccaattttccgaaactTTTAATCATCTCCTTGACGGCgcttcctcctccagccatgattatcagaaagaatactttgttcgtttgttagaaaaatagtatgataatcctggatatcttcaagaatcgtgttcgttcactttccgaacaaagtatttcgaccctattcttgtctgggttcacgaaatctttgcggggataattcttgaagaacaatctgtttctgacaatggagaacagatcagaatgtagagaggaagtatgtaatttcgtattccaaatcgagaccaaaagactccttatataggagactaataatagaaacgaacagacacaccttttcggaaaacagttatgtctgttgaaacgggtgcaactattcaaacgaatcgttatgtccgttgggaacgggtgcaactattcaagcgaatcgttatgtccgttgggaacgggtgcaactattcaaacaaaacgTTATGCCCGtctctattattcatattcaactaCGCGTTtcgctcgacgagcgtgcactccgcactaccctaactcgtttcaaacttaacgcataattgcattggcctatagtaaatcacattactaccaaaatgcattgatgatactaaaatcaccaacaaatacaGTGTCTGTTAAATTTCAAGGGTAGTAGTATTTTGGATACTGACAAGCATATCTCCCTGAATACTGCACGTTATCAGGTAATCCACCATGTTGAGGTCTTACTGTTGGTTCTCCAGACGGGGGAAGCGAAGCTGAAATGTAATAGAAACATATTATTATTgcgttgattaaaaaaataacttgAAAACAAAGAAATCTAAGAGAATAATTACGCGTGGCTGCAGCAGGTGAAGGAAACTCAGGTTGGAAAACTCTGTATTCAACATAAGGTCTTCCATATGTACTATAATTAAAAGGTTGCGACTCACGGTAGTCAACATAAGATCTTCCAGGAAAACCCATGTTGCTGTTTCCTGGCGTACTTGGCCTATAATGGCTACCCAAAACAGGGTTCCTGAATGCTTCGATGTCACCGTAAGTTCTACTGGAACCAACATTATCTCTAGGATAACAAGATGCTTTGTCATTGGAATAAAGTCCAAAAGGATAGGGTGGTCTTGCAACATGTGAAATTTGACTTCTTGGATATCCTCCAGAAAATGGATTCATGCTAAACTGAGCTTCAGTCATATGACCATGTGCATCGACCTGAAAACATGTCCTTAGAAATTAGCATTGTTGCCACATGATAGAAATAACCAAGATGGAAAAGTTTCAGTGCTGTAAATTGCAGACCATAGaaaatattttgacaatattttgTGTTAAATATCATATTGCAAAACAATAGCTAGTTGTTCAAATATTATTATGCTATTCCATTGTATAGCTGTTATTTCCTCTATTTAACAACAGTGAAAAATTTGCAAGTATATAGAAAGTTGTAAAATAGGTTTATCTGACTAACTTGACTAGGCATCCTATAGTCGGTTTGAGAGATGGGACAATGAGCTCTCTGCAGGTGAATACCCCTTCCTGAGAAAAAGTACGACAACGTTGGGATTATTAAAGATAATTATACAATAAAATAGACCGCAAGATCGAGAAGCAACTGTAAGTAGATAAAAACCTGTCGAACTTCCTTGATTTTGCAATGCAGGCCCGAAAGAAGACTGAGAACCTCTGCGTGATAATGGTGACGGGTCGTTATTAGATAGAGTTGGAGTATCTTGCTTCATCTTATCCAAATACTTCTGAGACGCGTCTCGGTTCAGTTCAACAAACAAAACCTTGAAATACAAATGAAGCTTTAGTATATAGTCATGCTTGATAATTTGATAGTCAGATAAACAAAAAGCAATTTAAGTAACTATACCTGATCAAAATATTCATCGGAATTCGGCAAATCCTTGCTTTTAGGTAGAACATAATTAGCTGCCATGGTCATAAAATAACAGAATAAGCATAAGAAGATTATTAAGTTAAGAAAAATATGATAAACTAAACACCAGTAGATAACaagtaaaaggtaaaaaaaatacCAATCATGTTATTCAGAGCATCAATTGGAACTTCTTTGCCCATTTCTATAAATCTTTTTTCAGATCGTCTCGTGAGCTCTTCTGGGTTTGGGAACACGACAACAGCAATCTAGAATggacaaaatattatattatcaaATCTATAGTAAACTTATTTTTCCAACTCCAACAAACAAATAGATAAGTAGCTACCTTTTGATAGTCAACAAAAGGCGTAAGCTTACGCTTGCGTGCATTTTTATACACATTAGTCTGATCGATTATATAATTGCGAGGTATGTTAGCCGCCCTGGACAGAATTACATTGAACATTGAACTTGCCTTGTCCATCAAACGATCAAACCTTTCCCCGTAGTTGTTTTTCCGCAACAGTCCAGGAACCTGAAAATCACTAGATTACATAAAAATTGAAGATagaaaaatgataataaaaaaaaatgaatggggAGCTAAACTAACCTTCATCTGTTCAAGAATTAAGTTTGTACCAAGCAAAACATATCGCTTCTCCGAGTGATCTTTCACCCATTTTTCCGCCCATGTAGTCTTGCCTGAAGCCGGTAATcccaccatcatcatcaattcacAATCATTTCGGTCAGAAAACGAAGGTCCCATAACCGCATTTCCATCTGCAACTGCCAAGGCCCAAGGTCTGAACCCTTCTTGAGGAACAAGTCCTTGTTCAGCACTGAACTGCATCCGAACCTCAacatttttcaaaagaacatgcGGAAAAAGTGCCCACTCCCAAGGTGAAACCTTTGAAAGAGAAGAATCCGCTCCAAGACCAAGAGAAGTGACATCAAACTAAAATGCAGTACCCAACCATTTACCATTCTTAGAGAAACCAATAGAAGCCATTggtttactctcaagatcaacACAACAAACAATTGTATCACCAACACCAAACCTATCACCATAATTCAAAAACTTGCCGGCATTGGAAAACTTGCCAGTGCCACCATATCCAAAGCTGTGTTTGGTCTCACCAAGAGCTCCAACAACATCATCACCTCTAGAAACACCAAGACGACAAAGGTTCCGCTGATCAGGGGTAGTATCATCCGTATCAACATCTTGAGCAGAAACAACAACACAGCCAAAACAATATCTACCATTTGTAATTCCAACATTAGCTCTAGCACCAGACCAACAATAACCGAACCCTTCCTCATGAAGGCCATATCCAACAAGTCCATCGCATTCAAtgttaaaatctaacaaaatcatCCATGAAACACAATAAACACGCAACTTAAATAAAGAACTTAAATGAACGTAAATTAAACAACATTAATCAAGAAGCACCATATATAAAcatgcaaaaataaataaacaaattatacTAATGTAAATTAAAGCGAGGATTATGAATTTTGATGAAGTGAgtgagaatgaaaaagatgaataCCCAAGTCACAATCAGCAGAATTGAGAACAACACGCGATGACGAAGAAAGCGGTTCCAACGCAACTTGTTTTGCTTTCTTCTGATGAGTTGATGCTTCGTCTTTTTCGCATGAGAAATGGCGTTTGGTAGGAGCCATTGTGGAATGAGATACAGAAGCAGCAAATGGAAGAATTGAAAACTGTCAGTAGAATTGAGTTAGTTGAAATAAGATTCAGTAGAGAAAAGAAAACGGAAATGCAaggaaattttttattatttttctaaatattaaaattttattttagtaattttatttttttatttattattttagtatttattattattaggaaaaaATATTATTCCCATTATTTTAGGTAAATTTTACTATatgttttatcttattttaagatttatttattattaaccagtaaaaaaagtatttattattattaggaaaaaaattattcccattaattttactattttcaaAATAACTATTTCCATAATTTAAGATTAAGATTTATGTATTATTAAcatattacattttaaaaaataaagttgtaaattttatttaattaaaaaaatttattatctaATAGTAATTGCTATTTCCAGAAATTTaggtctttatttatttatttatcatttatcaATTATTTTCCTAAAACAAATTCAtgaattttctaaaaaaatttactttattattatattttcctaaaattaaaagaattttctaatttgttttatcttattttagcatttatttattatttaccaGAACTACTATTTTCATACTTTATGATAATATAGAAAGAATGATTCTCacaatttaagttattttttatgaATGTCTCAGCAATCCATTGTTGACCATTggcattattattaattttactgTGTCATCAAAACCCTTATAAATCAGTATCAGACTATTAAGACATTAGTGATATTTGTTCAAAACTAGATTTttggcccgtgcgttgcacgggttttattataatttttacctgaattttattaaaatcaaataatatatttattaagtataattaattataataatatcattaaacatactttaaaattatattaaatacaaaataaaattttatagtaTGAGATATGTTAATAAATTATACATAAAaattttcaattatatttttaaattagaaaGATATGTCATATTTATGTGAATAatacaatattataaaaaaatgttatataaaATTATGTGTATGTATTATTTGTGATTAATCATTAAGTTCATAATAAATATAAGAGTCAATCAATGTAAATTTCAATTTAGTGTTTAATCTATAATTTATAAAACCTTAGAATTTTTTATTCAATGTCAAGtccaaaaaaagatttaattatatattctctaaaaaaattaattatttgaaattatattATATCTTACCATATTGATTCATATtttcatgatttatttatttattatagtgGAAGAAATATGTTGTGACTTGATTAATTGATTGGTTATTTAATGGGATATAGAAAGCTATTATTTATTATGGGGAAATGTATATCATTAATCAATTGAAAAACTTTATATAAtcatctaaataaattaattatattcacatcaataattaaattaaagaaaaataattatgaaaattaaaatgaaacaataaagagttctttttccaattttataGACATTGATGgttctaaaatttattattaaatagtgATATTTAGATTCTTAAATATAActtaatgataaaaaaattaaattagtcCTCATATTTCTCTtccatttaacaaaaaaaattaattatttatagtaCATATTActtgaatattataataaatcaaatacttATTACGTAACTCTTAAAAAGTTTAGTAACTTAAAACTAAATCAACTATAACTTacaactaaattttattttacaattttatttttcgtaaataattatttaattttaaaggatatttagagatagttaataatttattatcatattaatacaaattgaaattaaaattaaaaaaaataatagtacaaataaaaataatataatttataggaTTCAATTgatctataaaataaaatagaaaccaTGCCTATTACTCATATAAAAACCCAATATTATTAAAATGATgtgtaacaaaaattaattattttatttattataattaaaaaatagagataaaaaactataaacataaaaattacaatataaaattaaaaactaaaaaccatttaagagataatacaaaataaaaaagtatatatGCACCATATGAGAAGTGTttggagaaaaaaaataagaTCTACGACTAAATTGTATACTACAACTATGTAAAATATGTGCATCAATTATACATTTATATATGCAATCATAAATATTAATAGGACcataaatttcattaaaaatgaTAACTCATAGTTTTAgtgaataaaattataattaattaatatcattTGTATAAAGTAATAGTCTTCTAGTTCCGCTGCCAGGttttcaacattgatcaaaagagAAGTTCAATATCTGTTTTTGGTCATTGTGCCAAACAATATCCCATTGATAGGAAGGCCAGTAATTCTCCTTTGCCACCACCGAGAACGTATTTATGTACACATTTAAGACTTTTTTCGACATTGCAAACGGGGAATATATGTCTTCTAGAGACATATaatacaaatataatatattatatataagacAGTACCTACAAACaaatactaaaaaaattaataaacatcaataaaattaaaaaaacttaacaTATTATAAAATTGAACTAACAAAATAAATTTGTATTTTCTAACTCTCCTCAATCTTTCACAATCCAAtttatcaacaattttttatatatattttatgatgtttcaaaatttatacctacaaaaataattcaagaattaagaaatattaataaatattaaaatcaaaGCATACAAAAATAAGGAGTTTATACCCATTCTTCTCTCATCATTGCCAACCACCATTTCTGCCACCCACCATTTCTAAAATTAAGAATTAACAAATATTAGTAGTAAATGTAGAAATCAAGGCATACAAAAATGAGgagtatataaataaaatataaatattgtgTTTGAGATGAAATAGCATACTAAGGAAATTATATGTGAGATTCAATGACATGAATTGTGATTGAGATGAAATAAGATAATAAGGATCGATTATTTATAAAGGGAATGATAGAGAATAAGTGGGTGAGTGAGATTGGTTATGAAATAATACTGGTGGAGAGTAATGATGTGGttgatttttcttaaaataattaatagttGAAAAATGACTTTATGATAAGAAAACGGATGGTAATGGAGTTGTACGTTTTATTACAACTAATTAATAGATAAAAAAGGAGTTATTATAAGAAAACTAAATGTCAATAATTATAATTCGAAAACGAATGGAGTTATTGGACCATTTACgtagctattattattattttaaatgcaATAATTATAATTGTCacactaaatattaaaatttattaattgtaaaaattatatatatatatatatatatatatatatatatatatatatatatatatatatcaaaacagaatatatatatttttttggtaaCCAAAACAGATTATATTTGAATTATAGAATATTAGTATAAATGTTGAAGCAATTTAAAGAGAATATTTATAATACTTGAGTTATAGAATATTTAGAAAAACTAAGTAATTCaaagtttatataaaaaaaattatgcttttaatattaaacaaaatacttaaaaagaatacttaaaaaaataattaaaagagaattaggattataagatataataatattagttgaatataatagtgttaattaaaaaaattgtattattattatttgataattaaatatttttttgtatgaaaaaatgaaaaattaggaTAGTAAAATATAATAGTGTTAGTTGAAtacttttgttattattattattattatttgaatatttgtattagttagatattgtattattattattattattaatagtgatggtttagttttattataattatattataattatattattattattattatttattttcatatatatattttgtataattaggaTTTGCATTTAGAATTATTACCAAATGACAATTATTTATCTACTTAATCTAAATGCAAGGTTGTAATACTTAatctaaatttataatatttaacgaTAATATgagttataatatttaaaatgttgaattatataaattttaaataaaagatcaaaattttaaatttacattttatttttattactatgagtatatattttataaatatcaagAATTTCAGTTTAGGATAAAACATTATCAACAATTTCAATTTAggataaaaaattacaaatttagtAAATAATAATGCACACAGAAatagtaaaatttaaaatttttatagttttataaatttattaagaaaatgaaaaactatTTGTTTGACATTTAAATTTTTCGTTGAAAACTATTTGTTTgacttttgaatttttcaatgtcttaatgtaaaaaaattgtctaataataataataatattaaaatatcacaattttgaatttttattttatttttatttccatttttatgattatatatttttataaatttattaaaaaaaattaaggattattaataaaatataactatTGAAGGATTAGTAATAAAGTAATaactatttattaatattattatactatTACTATTTGATGTTATTGCTAGAAAGATGATTTAACAATATTGTTAAAAATATAGTGGTTAGAAATGTGGTTTTAATAATATTGTTAGAAAAATATAGTGgctcataaaaattaaaaattctaaaattatgcCACATAAGCATTATAGTTAAGATTGTGTTCAAAGTTGCTATAATCATGCCACATAAGCATTAGGGTTAGgatgacaaccttgcatttagatTAAGTAGATATAATTGTGGTAGTTGCTTATTAGAATAtacttttgttattattattattattatttgaatatttgtattagttagatattgtattattattattattattaatagtgatggtttagttttattataattatattataattatattattattattatttattttcatatatatattttgtataattaggaTTTGCATTTAGAATTATTACCAAATGACAATTATTTATCTACTTAATCTAAATGCAAGGTTGTAATACTTAatctaaatttataatatttaacgaTAATATgagttataatatttaaaatgttgaattatataaattttaaataaaagatcaaaattttaaatttacattttatttttattactatgagtatatattttataaatatcaagAATTTCAGTTTAGGATAAAACATTATCAACAATTTCAATTTAggataaaaaattacaaatttagtAAATAATAATGCACACAGAAatagtaaaatttaaaatttttatagttttataaatttattaagaaaatgaaaaactatTTGTTTGACATTTAAATTTTTCGTTGAAAACTATTTGTTTgacttttgaatttttcaatgtcttaatgtaaaaaaattgtctaataataataataatattaaaatatcacaattttgaatttttattttatttttatttccatttttatgattatatatttttataaatttattaaaaaaaattaaggattattaataaaatataactatTGAAGGATTAGTAATAAAGTAATaactatttattaatattattatactatTACTATTTGATGTTATTGCTAGAAAGATGATTTAACAATATTGTTAAAAATATAGTGGTTAGAAATGTGGTTTTAATAATATTGTTAGAAAAATATAGTGgctcataaaaattaaaaattctaaaattatgcCACATAAGCATTATAGTTAAGATTGTGTTCAAAGTTGCTATAATCATGCCACATAAGCATTAGGGTTAGgatgacaaccttgcatttagatTAAGTAGATATATCCTTTGTGGAGCAATAACGAGGTCTCAAAGTTTTCGAAAATTTGAACTTTCTCAAATAAAGCTTCCACCATACATCTTTTGATAAATTTgtttcatataaaaaataaaataaatgaatgagtttttaattaatcaaattataaCTTTTAACATGATATattctcatttatatgatttttttttaagaagctAAAAAATATATTACCAACAATCAAAAATTCCTTCAAGCACAAGTCATACTTAAAAGATTACCGAACATTATTACAACACTTAAGTCTAATTAAAACTACACAACAAAACCATGACACCGAAATTGAAATTACCTAATACAATTTGTAATATATGATTGAATGGAAAAATCAACACTTCTAACCATTTATGGAAATGTCCtaccaatatttaattatttattattactattaaacaAAACTATTATTCCTATAATTTATGGTTACATTtagtatctattttattttaatgtttactttttttatttattattaactaATATCACCATTCTCAAAGTTATTTTTCCCATAATTTAAGGTAATGTTTATTTATTGTTAACCAactagtttttaaaaataaattaataaatttttctaatttttttaattatttatttattataaatcaaaAATTACTATTCCCGCGATTTATggaaacatttatttatttattatatacaaTTTTTTTCCTAAAAGAAATTTTTATTTGTGGATTTTCTTAAATTCTTGAttctatttgattttattttcctaaaattttgaaaaaactcATAAATCtgttttttcttatttaaaatttatttgttattatCCTAAACTATTATCCCCATATTTTAAggtaactttaaaaaaaaattatgaatataacatttattaattattaaataaaaccaCTATTCTCACAATTTAGAtaacatttaaattttttttatcaacgtCTCACATATTTAAGGCATTAATTTGAAAAATGTCTCTCAATCAGTTAATTGTTGAACATCCATGACcgtatatttattattaattttatggtGCCAAcgatataatttataaataaatgttaggaTATTGGTGATCTTTGTTTTTTAGAGGAAATAACATTTACTTAATTTTAATAGCAATAAGAGAATGTATACGTGTTGGTACATTATTGgtaaaaatctaaaaattagCAAAAAGATGTAGCCGTCCGAGCCAAGACATGAGCAATTTTCCACAACGCTTTTAGCATCCAACTCAAAATCCACACTATCATAACCGCACCTCTTTGATAGCAAAAAGTAGCCTCATAGCTTCCTCAACTGCAACTTCAGTGATAGGGAAGAATCATTATGTCCTGGCTGCGATAAATAAACCTTTGTCGTCTCTGATACAAGCACCTATACCCACTTTGTTGTTAGAAAAAGAAGCGTCAATGTTGCATTTGAGACGATCAGCCGATGGTTTACTCTAAAAAAGATCAACTGAAGTATGAACTTGGGGGTTATTTGAATTCCTGGATTGATGGACATTTCTCCACCTGAATAACAAATGCATAGCTCGATTACAAATGTCATCTTTAGATTCTTCAGTTTGGCTTCATATCTGATTATCTCTGCACTTCTATAAACTCCACAAAATAGTAGAGAAAGTGGCTTGTTCCTCTTGGTTGGCAACCTGCAAAAAAGAGAACAAAA is drawn from Vicia villosa cultivar HV-30 ecotype Madison, WI unplaced genomic scaffold, Vvil1.0 ctg.000044F_1_1, whole genome shotgun sequence and contains these coding sequences:
- the LOC131622813 gene encoding uncharacterized protein LOC131622813; its protein translation is MTEAQFSMNPFSGGYPRSQISHVARPPYPFGLYSNDKASCYPRDNVGSSRTYGDIEAFRNPVLGSHYRPSTPGNSNMGFPGRSYVDYRESQPFNYSTYGRPYVEYRVFQPEFPSPAAATPSLPPSGEPTVRPQHGGLPDNVQYSGRYACQYPKYYYP